The Rubripirellula amarantea genome includes the window GATCCCGTAGCCAAGCACCACGAACGCCGCCCAGACAAGGAACGTTGGTCGGCACAGGAACGCGAGTCCAAGGAGTCCCCCCAGTACCGCGGCGGACGACAGATCGAGTCGGTTGAGCCGGTGGCTTTCGTCTTCGCGTCGTTGTGCTTCGCGACCAATCCACCAAAGAACGATCGCCACCAGCATCGCCGCAAGCGTTTCGGTCATCACCATCCGAGACTGCTGCACCAAGATCGGGTCGATCACTACGAGGGCCGATGCAACGATTGGAATCATCCAGTCCCGATCGGATTCTCCGCCACGATCCGCACCGACCTGTACGAAATAGCCAGCGGCAAGGTACGTGGCAACGACCGTAACGCCAGCCATCAAGCTATGCAAAAGCACAACCGCGATTGGTAAAACGGCTCCGCCGGTGGCCAGCATCGACAGCAAGATAGGATACAGCGGAGGACGAAAGGCTGTTGGGTGCGGTTGACCGTCGCTGCCAACCAGACCATACACTCCAGTGCTGCGCAAAGTCTCGGCGATGGCTCGATAGGCGTCGGGATCGTCGCTAAGGCTTGAAAAAGAAGCCAACCCAATCAAACCGCGAACACAAACGGTCGCAACAAACAGGATGACAACGATGCGGTTCATACACGGCTTTCGGGGCGATCTCGGCTTGCCAAGCAATTTCGACGGGTTGATAAGTCTCGGTTGGCTCAAGAGTATCGGCCAGCGAACCATTCTCGACGGACTGGTGCGAGCAGCATACCTTACGCCTCCCGCCCGGCGGGAGAGAAAAGTCGTATGTTGAACTATCAAAAGCGTATTGCCGAGTGGCTGATCCAGTATCGCTGGATCGGAATAGTCCTGGCGTTGTTGACCTTCGCGGTCGCTTGGCCGAGTGCTCAGAAACTGGAATTCGATCGATCCATCACGGCGATGTTCGACCCCAGCGACCCAACGCTGCAAAGTTACCAGCAACTTCAATCCGAGTTCGGTGGCAACGCCGTCGTGATGCTCGTCTATCACGACGCGGATTTGTGGTCCGACGACGGTATCGCTCGCAATCAAGCGATCACCGCCCAAGTTGCCGCGGTCGAAGGGGTGACCGGCGTGCTGTCGCCCTCGGTCCTGAACGCCGCGGTTAAGCAAATCCGTCCCGGCTCGTTCTTGACCGGTTCCGAGCCGCTGCTCAATCGTCGCGATCCGATCTCACGTGGCTTCGACCAAATGTTTGTGGGATACACGCATTCCCCAGACCACGCTCACGGCGCCGTCGTCGCGATGCTCGATCCTGGCAACACTCAAGCCGCCATTCAGGGCATGCGCGATGTGGTGAGTGGCCTTGAGTCAAATGACACCAATCCGGATCGTTCATCAACCAGTGAAACTACGGCTGATGAACAAAACGCAATCGACCTAACGCTGATTGATGACATCGATCTTGTGGGCGAGCCGGTGTTGATCGAGGAAGCCTTTGCCCTGATCGAACGAGATGGCGTTTGGCTCGCGACGCTAACACTTTCGTTGCTTTCACTTGTCGTCTTGGTGTCACTGCTCGATTTGCGACTGGTCGCTTTGTCGATTGTCGTGATCGGTTGGGCGGTCACGATGACCCAAGCCACGATGCAATGGATGGGAACCGAATTGTCTTTGGTCAGCACGATCTTGGCCGCGATCACGACGGTCATCACGGTCACATCGGTGTTGCACATCGGTGTACGTTTCCGCATCGTTCGCAGACGACAAGGCAGTTCCAGGACAGCCGCATTTACGGCGCTTTCGATGCTGATGCTTCCGATCGCATTGACCTGCGCAACCGACGCCGCTGGCTTTGCCGCGTTGGGCGTGTCCCGGATTTTGCCGGTTCGTCAGTTCGGCATCATGATTGCGATTGCTGCGACAGCGGTGTTGTTGGGCTTGGCGTTGATCGGACCACTTTTGTTAAGTGCACCGTCGATGGCATTGCTTTCGAGTCCGTTTACTCGTATTCGACGTTCTTTTCTTGAGCCGTTGCAGCGAGCCATCCATCGCGGATGCTTGATCGTGGCGAAGTTTTCCGTTCAGCACTTCACCTGGATTGCGATCGCGTGCCTGGCGATGTCCGTGTTCATCGCGCTGGGGTGGCAACGAGTTGAAACCGAAACGAGCTTTCTAAAGAATTTCAGGGACGACAGTTCGCTGGTGAAGTCTTACGAGCGAGTGGAAGACGAATTCGGTGGGGCCGGCGTATGGGACGTGTTGATCGACGCTCCTGCGGAAGTGGGATCTTCGTTCTTGAAGAAAGTACGGAAGTTGGAACATGAACTCCGGCGTGTCGACGTCGACGGTGCGAGATTGTCGAAAGTGTTAAGCCTTGCGGATGCCGATTCGGTGCTTTCCCGAGTGACGTTGATGCGACTCTTGGCGGCCAAGACTCGTTTGGCTGGCATGCAACAAACGATGCCCGTGTTCTACCAAGCCTTGATGACGGAACCATTGGATGAAGAAACTCGACGATTGCGATTAATGATTCGCAGCGAGGAGGATCTCGACGCGAATCAGAAAATGAAATTGATTGCCGAAGTCGAACGAGTTGTCGCCGCCAGCGAGGTCGGCAAAACGGCGAAGGTGACCGGTTACTACGTGTTGATGGCGCGACTGATCGACGGGTTGATCGACGACGGTTGGCGATGCTTTTTCGCTTCCGCCGTGTTGGTGTGGTTGTTGCTCGTCGTCTCGGGTCGCTCAATCAAGCGAGCGACGATTGCGCTGGCTATCAATTTGCTTCCTGCTTTGCTGGTGATTTCCGCGATTGGTTTGCTCGGCAGCAAGGTCAACATGGGGTCAGCAATGATCGCGGCTGTTTCCATTGGATTGTCGATTGACGGAAGCGTGCATTTCTTAGCATCGTACCGCCGCATGATCGCCAGAGGCCGCAGCACGAAGCAGTCAGCCACTCATGCCTCGGCGGCGATTGGCGTGCCGATGATTTTCGCGACTCTGGCGTTGGTGATTGGGTTCGGCGGATTGGCCACAAGCGAGTTTGTTCCCACAGCAACATTCGGTGTCTTGGTCGCCGCGACGTTGGTGGTGGGAACGATCGTCAATCTGACCGTGCTTCCAAGTCTTATCGCCAAGGCCGATTGACGATTTGCGTTGTAAATCGAATCAAGCGGCGGGCGAGATGAATCGCCGAGTGATACATCGGAACCGTCGACCTGAATCCGACCACCCCTGCACTCTTGATCGCGTCCTCGGTTTGGGGTTGCTTGTTGGAGCTACAGACCTAGCCACCATGCTCCGATGGCGAGCCACGCTGGGATCAAGACGATGCCGGCGATCGACGTCGATAAGACTACCTCAATCGCGGTCTTGGTATCTCGCTCGTAAAGTCGTACCAGAACAATGGGGAAGATTGCGACCGGCATCGCGGCTTCCAGAATCATCACGCGTTTGAGGTCCACCGAACTGGTCAATAGCATGGCGGCGGTGAGCATCAGGGCGGGCATGACCAGTTGCCGCAAGAATATTCCCGACGCGATCACCTTCCATGAACCTAGTCCACCGGAAGTTCCCATGAAGTCGACAATGATCGCACCGCCAAGAAGTAGGCCCAACGGAATCGCGCAATCACCGAGCGTTCCGATCGCTGTCAAAATGGGATCGGGAAGGTACTGATCAAAGCTGAGTAGTCGCATGCTCGACGCGAACACCACGCCGAGCAGAGGAGCACTAAAGACTGCCTTCTTCCATTGACCACCACCGGAACCGCTGATGATCATGATCCCGACGCTCCATAACGCCAAGTCGACTCCGACATTGTGCAAGATCAGCTCGAGCAGGACTTCCGGATAGAACTTTTCAGCCAACGGAAGCGGGATGTATCCGTAATTACAGATGCCGACGCACAACGCAAACGCACGCTGCTTGGCGTCGCTGTCCAGGCCCACGCGGGGACCCACCACTCGGGCAAAGAGAAGTCCGATTCCAAACCCGACCGCGGTTGAAAAGAAACCGAACAGCGGTGGCGGCCAAGCGGTTGTCAGCGAGCCGAATTCTTCGCTACCGAGAATTTTGTGAATGAAATAAGCCGGTAAGGTCACATTCGCCGTCAGCGATGCCAACGTTCGGTCGGCTTGCGGAGTCAACCAACCCGTGCGACGGCATATCGCACCAACGGCCATCACCAGGAACACCCCCATGACACTGCTGATGATGGGGTAAAGAGAGGTCATGAAAAAGGGATGGGGGCGGGGTGGGTGAGCTTAGCGGTCGTAAAAGTCGTCAAGTCGATCGGCAACGAAGCATGCCACGCCGAAAGTTCATGACTTGTGGCGCCGCCAGCGACGGGCTTAGTGATCACAGAGGGCGTAGTTGCTTCGGATGTGGTTGCCACAGGCGTAGTTGCAACGGGCGTAGTTGCTACGGATGGGCGGAATTACTTTCCGACGACTTGGCAATGTTCGAGAATTTCCAGCGGTGTGGCTTTGTAGCCAACGTAGAACGGCCCAAACTCAGCGTACTTGGCACTGGCTTCGTCAAATCGCATCTTGTAAACGATCTCTTTCAAGTATTCCGGGTTACGTGCCCACAGTGTCACCATCCATTCCCAGTCGTCAACGCCAACGCCGACTGAAATCAATTGGCTGACTTTGCCAGCGAATGCCATCCCGCTTTGCGCGTGCTCGGCCATCATTGCGTTTCGCGCACTGAAAGCTTCGGTAAACCAGTTCGCTCCCGGGACGCGACTCTTGTTCATTGGATAAAAACAGGCCGCCGGCAAGTCGGGAAACTCGGGCCGCAACCGTTGTTCGTTCATCATCGGCAAACGACGTTCATACGCCGACACCTTCGCGGCGACTTCCGGTGAATTAGGATCCGCGCCACCTCGCACCAAACGTTTCTTGAACTCTTGCACCGAGGGAACGTACTCACTCACTTCGCTCATCGACACGAACGACCAAGTGGGTTCGATGTATCGGCCAATGCCAGGAGCCATGATGGACTGGTGAATCGAATCGACTTTGGCCGGATCGGGATCCATCACCATCACCGCAAAGTCAGCTCGATGACCGCTGGTCCAGTAGGTTGCTATTCGCTCGGGTGCATCCGATGGATTGAGGGCCGCAAGAAAAGCAGATCGTTCCGCTTCATTCAGCACACCCGTCATCGCGTCACGTCGAAAGCGGTAAAAGAAGTGACCGCAATGCCAGCCATTTTCTGGAATCACCGATGGTTCCGGCAAACGTTCCGGTGCCGGTCGTCCAGATGTTGGGCGACCGCCGGATCCACCCGCTGCCGCAGGACGTTGACCAGGGTTGCCAGCGCCAGCGTGAGCGGGTTGACCAGCGTCGGACGAGGGACGTTGGTTTTCCGGAGACGAAAAGACGCTCATGAGCTTATCTTTGAAGAAGTTTTTCATGGAGTTTAACTGCGGGGACTTTCGAGAGTTCACGATTGACCATGGTAAGGACAGCGGCCGAATTGGGCGAGCGGAGGCACGTGATGCGACTAATCGCTGCGACGTTCCATCCACACCAGCAAGCAACCGCCCAGCACAGTCGACCCACTTTCGCCAATCGACCACCACGCTGGCAAACCCGCCATCGCGTCAATCACGCCTTGCATCACCCCAAAGATAATTGTCAGTCGGGCGAGATGGCGTATTAACGGGCGGTATCGCTCGAAATCCGACGCTGCAATCCAAAGCAAAACTCCGACAAAGCCGTACATCAGGCTGAGGTGGCGGGCTAGGTAAAAGGTCAACGGTGAATCGGGGAATGGGTCAAAGCCAAGAAACTCGGACGTCTCGACCATCCACTTCTCGGGCATGATGGCCGCGCCAAAGGCGAAAAACGCCGCCACGGCGACGCCGCGAATTGCCAGCTTTAATTGCTCGCGTGGAGACGCCCAAAACGAGCGATTCAGCGGATTTTCGACAGATTGAGACATCTTCTCTCCAGCACACCGCAACCGCCAAACCTGACTTTTGTTGTGTACTCGCGGTATGATACAGGTTGTCGGTCGACGCTATTTTGACGCAGACGTAAAATGGTGTACCACGGATGGTCAGTACACAACCCACCGAGATCGTTTCCCACTGTCTCCCACCCCATAAGAATGATTCATGTCCAGTTTCCCCCGAAATCTGATTCCGCGAATCGTGGCAACGTTGGCAATCGTCACCGCTTCGGTCGGCAGCATCGCGACGGCCCAAAGTGAAGGCTCGGCCAATAGTGACGCTCTCTCGCAAGGCAAAGAGGCGGTCGCCACGTTGGCCGGTGGCTGCTTCTGGTGTACCGAGGCCGTTTTTGAAAATATGGAAGGCGTGAACGATGTGGTTTCAGGCTACATCGGTGGGCAGGTGCCCAACCCAACCTACGAACAGGTGTGCGGGAAGCTCACCGGACACGCCGAGGCGGTGGAGGTCTATTACGATCCAACGAAGGTTACCTACGAAGAAATCTTGAAGGTCTTCTTCAAGACTCACGACCCGACCACGCTGAACAAGCAAGGTGCCGATGAGGGGCCTCAGTATCGCAGTTCGATCTTTATTCACAGCGCCGAACAAAAACAGATCGCCGAACGCGTCATCAAGGAGCTCACCGATGCTCATGAGTATCGTAAGCCGATCGTGACGCAACTCGAAGTTGCGACCGAGTTCTACCCGGCCGAGGAATATCACCAAGACTACTATCGTCGCAATCCAACGGCCGGCTATTGTCGAGCGGTGGTGGCGACGAAGGTCAAGAAATTTAAGAACGTGTTTCCTGAAAAAGTGAAGCAGGAATGAACGCTCACATCCGCGGCGCTGCAACGGTCGTCTCTTCAGCGGTCGTCTCTTCAACATTCGTCACTGCAACGGTTGTTCTAGTTGCTGTTGCCGTCATGGCGACCGATGCCTCGGCACAAGTGGTTCAACGACCTTCGATCGAGACCTTCACGTATTCGGGCAGTGTGCTGGTTCCCGATCAAGGTTCCACGTATTTGGGCGGCGTGTCGCGGGCGTCGACCTCGTCTAGCCGACGCGGTTTGAATCATCGCTTTGGCGGAGCCATGTCGCACCACGGTGCGGCAGTGTCAGCGACGATCATAGATCTCGATGCGATGGATCGAGCCATTCGAGGCACCGATTCGTCAGCGGTTGTCCAAATCGATCCAAGTTCGCGGGCGGCGAAGACGCAGCGCGGCAAAGCGCTGGTGCGATTGGCACGCCGGCAATACCGCGATGGCCAACAGGGCGAATCGTTCCAAACGTATCGAATCGCCATCACCATGCTCGACGGTAACCTTCAAGATCTCGCGACCAAAGAATTTCGCCGAGTGTTTGGAGTCGCCGCAACGCAGGTCAGGTAGCGGTAGCCCTCGCCGTGTCTTGAAGCCCTGTTTTTCCTGCCGTTCAGCGATTGCCCGCCGATCGGCGGTTGCCTGCCGTTTAGCGGTTATCTGCCGATCTGCGTTTGCGTGCAGAGCAGGGTTTTGCCTGCAGGACACGGTTTGCCTTCAGGTGGGGGCTACTACAGGTCGGGAGCTACTTTTCGATCGGGAGCTAGGTTCGTATTCACCATGCCAGAACGAAACACTGGTGGGACCAGTGATGCGCTGGTTTAGCGATTCGACTTAGGTCGCACCACGTCTTTGGCCAAGCCGATCATCTCGAGAAACTGAATCACTCGCCAAGACATGTCAAATTCCCACCAGCGATGACCATGAGCGGCCGATCGCGGTTGAGCGTGGTGATTGTTGTGCCAGCCCTCGCCGTGGCTGATGAGTGCGACCAACCAATTGTTGGTGCTGTGATCGCGAGTTTCGTAGTTGCGATAGCCAAACAGGTGCGAGAGCGAATTGACGGACCAAGTTCCGTGCAAAACGAACACCGTGCGAGCAGCCACGGCCCAAACGGTCCAACTGGCTGCATAGCGAATCACTTCGGATCCGCTGCCACCCACGAAGTATCCAAACGCTGCGCCCGCCATTGTGATCAGGAGCGAATGGAATAGGTAGACGAAGAACCACCCGTCGTGACGCTCAAGTCTGAGGTAAAACGGATCACGTAGTAGATCTCGCACATAGCGTTCGTAGTGACTGGTCTTGTCTAAGTCTCGGTGGCGACAAACGACCCAGCCCACGTGTCCCCAAACGAAATTGGCCAGCGGCGAGTGAGGGTCGGGTTGACGGTCGCTGTGTTGATGGTGCATCCGGTGAATTGCGACCCAGCGAGCTGGTGAATCTTGCAGGTTGCACATTCCCATCATCGCTAACGAATGTTCCAACCACTTCGGGCAAGTGAAGCCACGATGCGTGAGGAGCCGGTGGTAACCAATCGTGATGCCGAGCATTCCGAAGGTAAAGTGACCGAGAATGCCGAGGATCAAACCCGACCAAGTGAACAGGTAAGGAATGAAGATTCCGAGGGCCAAAACATGGACGACTGAAAGCACCGCCACATAGGACCACAGGATCTTCAGGGGCTGGGTCGCTTCGGGCAACGGAATGCGTTGCGGATCCAGCCCGGTATCAGGAACATCGACGATGGTATCTTCGTTAAATCGACTGGCATCGTTCGGGGCGACTTCGTCAGTGTCGGCGACAGCTTCGCTCATGGGGTGCTACACGTGTGGGGGATGGAAGAGGCGATGCTTCTACGGGCGATGCTTCTGCGAATCAAAACGGCATGCTGTCCCACCGCCGATCTGCGAATGGGCTCTCCTAGCATAGCTACCATCCTAAGGCGTATTGGTTTTCATTGGCACCGCAATTTGTCCTACGTTTTCGATTCCAAGCGGGAAATCCATGGCGAATTTCGCGTCGGTTGTCGGTTGTGAACGGCCGGATCTGCCGATCGGGTTCACCGTGCGACTTACCTGAAACCCCGCAGGCAAGCTGTCGGGACAACTCGCGGGCAACAAAAAAACCGACGCGGCCCGTGATCGAGCGGCGTCGGTTTGGTGGATCTTGGGAAGATCGACGGGACTACTTCTTCTTCTTAGTAGCCTTATCGTCCTCTTCAGCCTTCTTAACTTTCTTCTTACGCTTCAGCGACACCTTGACGACTCGCGTCTTGGGCATCCCAACGAGGCTGGCTTCTTCGTCGAATTTGCCCAGATTCTTCATTTGGGCGACTCGTTCGGCTCGCGTCAGAACGTTGCGAGTCTTGATGGCCCCGGCTTGCACCTTGAGGCTGCGGTCCATGGTCATGGCAAAAACCTGGTCAGATCGTGATAGTCAGTGGAAATCCCGCCTCAGCCTACCTGGCTAGCGGTGATAAAAATGGTTTGT containing:
- a CDS encoding efflux RND transporter permease subunit, encoding MLNYQKRIAEWLIQYRWIGIVLALLTFAVAWPSAQKLEFDRSITAMFDPSDPTLQSYQQLQSEFGGNAVVMLVYHDADLWSDDGIARNQAITAQVAAVEGVTGVLSPSVLNAAVKQIRPGSFLTGSEPLLNRRDPISRGFDQMFVGYTHSPDHAHGAVVAMLDPGNTQAAIQGMRDVVSGLESNDTNPDRSSTSETTADEQNAIDLTLIDDIDLVGEPVLIEEAFALIERDGVWLATLTLSLLSLVVLVSLLDLRLVALSIVVIGWAVTMTQATMQWMGTELSLVSTILAAITTVITVTSVLHIGVRFRIVRRRQGSSRTAAFTALSMLMLPIALTCATDAAGFAALGVSRILPVRQFGIMIAIAATAVLLGLALIGPLLLSAPSMALLSSPFTRIRRSFLEPLQRAIHRGCLIVAKFSVQHFTWIAIACLAMSVFIALGWQRVETETSFLKNFRDDSSLVKSYERVEDEFGGAGVWDVLIDAPAEVGSSFLKKVRKLEHELRRVDVDGARLSKVLSLADADSVLSRVTLMRLLAAKTRLAGMQQTMPVFYQALMTEPLDEETRRLRLMIRSEEDLDANQKMKLIAEVERVVAASEVGKTAKVTGYYVLMARLIDGLIDDGWRCFFASAVLVWLLLVVSGRSIKRATIALAINLLPALLVISAIGLLGSKVNMGSAMIAAVSIGLSIDGSVHFLASYRRMIARGRSTKQSATHASAAIGVPMIFATLALVIGFGGLATSEFVPTATFGVLVAATLVVGTIVNLTVLPSLIAKAD
- a CDS encoding AEC family transporter; this encodes MTSLYPIISSVMGVFLVMAVGAICRRTGWLTPQADRTLASLTANVTLPAYFIHKILGSEEFGSLTTAWPPPLFGFFSTAVGFGIGLLFARVVGPRVGLDSDAKQRAFALCVGICNYGYIPLPLAEKFYPEVLLELILHNVGVDLALWSVGIMIISGSGGGQWKKAVFSAPLLGVVFASSMRLLSFDQYLPDPILTAIGTLGDCAIPLGLLLGGAIIVDFMGTSGGLGSWKVIASGIFLRQLVMPALMLTAAMLLTSSVDLKRVMILEAAMPVAIFPIVLVRLYERDTKTAIEVVLSTSIAGIVLIPAWLAIGAWWLGL
- the hemQ gene encoding hydrogen peroxide-dependent heme synthase, giving the protein MPEPSVIPENGWHCGHFFYRFRRDAMTGVLNEAERSAFLAALNPSDAPERIATYWTSGHRADFAVMVMDPDPAKVDSIHQSIMAPGIGRYIEPTWSFVSMSEVSEYVPSVQEFKKRLVRGGADPNSPEVAAKVSAYERRLPMMNEQRLRPEFPDLPAACFYPMNKSRVPGANWFTEAFSARNAMMAEHAQSGMAFAGKVSQLISVGVGVDDWEWMVTLWARNPEYLKEIVYKMRFDEASAKYAEFGPFYVGYKATPLEILEHCQVVGK
- the msrA gene encoding peptide-methionine (S)-S-oxide reductase MsrA, with the translated sequence MSSFPRNLIPRIVATLAIVTASVGSIATAQSEGSANSDALSQGKEAVATLAGGCFWCTEAVFENMEGVNDVVSGYIGGQVPNPTYEQVCGKLTGHAEAVEVYYDPTKVTYEEILKVFFKTHDPTTLNKQGADEGPQYRSSIFIHSAEQKQIAERVIKELTDAHEYRKPIVTQLEVATEFYPAEEYHQDYYRRNPTAGYCRAVVATKVKKFKNVFPEKVKQE
- a CDS encoding acyl-CoA desaturase — its product is MSEAVADTDEVAPNDASRFNEDTIVDVPDTGLDPQRIPLPEATQPLKILWSYVAVLSVVHVLALGIFIPYLFTWSGLILGILGHFTFGMLGITIGYHRLLTHRGFTCPKWLEHSLAMMGMCNLQDSPARWVAIHRMHHQHSDRQPDPHSPLANFVWGHVGWVVCRHRDLDKTSHYERYVRDLLRDPFYLRLERHDGWFFVYLFHSLLITMAGAAFGYFVGGSGSEVIRYAASWTVWAVAARTVFVLHGTWSVNSLSHLFGYRNYETRDHSTNNWLVALISHGEGWHNNHHAQPRSAAHGHRWWEFDMSWRVIQFLEMIGLAKDVVRPKSNR
- a CDS encoding small basic protein; translation: MTMDRSLKVQAGAIKTRNVLTRAERVAQMKNLGKFDEEASLVGMPKTRVVKVSLKRKKKVKKAEEDDKATKKKK